A single region of the Penaeus monodon isolate SGIC_2016 chromosome 18, NSTDA_Pmon_1, whole genome shotgun sequence genome encodes:
- the LOC119584300 gene encoding uncharacterized protein LOC119584300 isoform X3: MVSRRRILGRSQDNIHLDNYQEEEEDVYYTKERLLKEHIQEVLMKWEQIDDEIWSKVIVLERNRRVAKAYARAPVLTVNGSDDGFDGYRIGLCGFDNPMRDPRTDEIKRHIGHGVKVKMDDQGNILIKRVSKAGVYVKMTSDDNAISNDILRLPNLGLENEKPVMLFDMNKFQQNVKREMRRQYPDRSKLETQCVCLIAFVKNEQDILDCPIWVMIINIVAMDMLKSKLPPVRVLPNIRNRPRIPIPDEDPYSVAGGSGASSGSSGKDRAGKDKPPKLPPRDSPNHPVPGPRPNGKSDALDENAFRKLQSRNNNNNNNNRSQDRKYDDPYYCGLRARIPNFAKPKSKDKQDVVRAQYPPPVPAHPMWHTRSFDSGMALLQHNQVQNIHRLERNPCSWVPTLPGRNDSDFTESAYSHIYGRLPLPNRGYLPPPPPHPRAMYVGEWD, from the exons gAGCACATCCAGGAAGTGCTGATGAAGTGGGAGCAAATCGACGACGAGATCTGGTCCAAGGTGATCGTCCTGGAGCGCAACCGCCGCGTCGCGAAGGCCTACGCCCGCGCGCCCGTCCTCACCGTCAACGGCTCCGACGACGGCTTCGACGGATACAG GATTGGACTCTGTGGCTTCGATAATCCCATGAGAGATCCAAGGACAGATGAAATCAAGAGACACATTGGCCAT gGCGTGAAAGTGAAGATGGACGACCAAGGCAACATCCTCATCAAGCGCGTGTCCAAGGCAGGTGTCTACGTGAAAATGACCAGTGACGATAACGCTATCAGTAACGACATTCTGAGGCTGCCTAACCTCGGCTTGGAGAACGAAAAGCCTGTTATG CTTTTCGACATGAACAAATTCCAGCAGAACGTGAAACGCGAGATGCGCCGCCAGTACCCGGACCGTTCCAAGCTCGAGACCCAGTGCGTGTGCCTCATCGCCTTTGTTAAGAATGAGCAGGACATCTTGGACTGCCCGATCTGGGTCATGATCATCAACATCGTCGCCATGGACATGCTCAAGTCCAAGCTGCCTCCGG TGAGGGTCCTGCCAAATATCAGGAATCGCCCGCGCATCCCCATCCCAGACGAAGATCCCTACAGCGTGGCAGGAGGATCCGGTGCTTCCTCAGGATCCTCAGGCAAGGACCGAGCTGGCAAGGACAAACCTCCAAAGTTACCCCCAAGGGACTCCCCCAATCACCCCGTCCCTGGACCTCGACCCAACGGCAAG TCCGACGCCCTGGATGAGAACGCCTTCCGCAAGCTGCAGTCtcgcaacaataacaacaacaacaacaacagatccCAGGACCGCAAGTATG ACGACCCATACTACTGCGGTTTGAGAGCCCGCATCCCCAACTTTGCCAAGCCGAAGTCGAAGGATAAGCAGGATGTGGTTCGTGCCCAGTACCCACCCCCCGTTCCTGCCCACCCCATGTGGCACACTCGGAGCTTCGACTCGGGCATGG CTCTTTTGCAACACAACCAAGTGCAAAATATTCACAGACTAGAACGCAACCCCTGCTCGTGGGTACCTACTTTGCCTGGAAGAAATG ACTCTGACTTCACCGAGTCTGCCTACTCCCACATTTACGGTCGGCTGCCACTCCCAAACCGGGgttacctccccccacccccgccccatcCGCGTGCCATGTACGTGGGGGAGTGGGACTAG
- the LOC119584300 gene encoding uncharacterized protein LOC119584300 isoform X4 yields MVSRRRILGRSQDNIHLDNYQEEEEDVYYTKERLLKEHIQEVLMKWEQIDDEIWSKVIVLERNRRVAKAYARAPVLTVNGSDDGFDGYRIGLCGFDNPMRDPRTDEIKRHIGHGVKVKMDDQGNILIKRVSKAGVYVKMTSDDNAISNDILRLPNLGLENEKPVMLFDMNKFQQNVKREMRRQYPDRSKLETQCVCLIAFVKNEQDILDCPIWVMIINIVAMDMLKSKLPPVRVLPNIRNRPRIPIPDEDPYSVAGGSGASSGSSGKDRAGKDKPPKLPPRDSPNHPVPGPRPNGKSDALDENAFRKLQSRNNNNNNNNRSQDRKYDDPYYCGLRARIPNFAKPKSKDKQDVVRAQYPPPVPAHPMWHTRSFDSGMDSDFTESAYSHIYGRLPLPNRGYLPPPPPHPRAMYVGEWD; encoded by the exons gAGCACATCCAGGAAGTGCTGATGAAGTGGGAGCAAATCGACGACGAGATCTGGTCCAAGGTGATCGTCCTGGAGCGCAACCGCCGCGTCGCGAAGGCCTACGCCCGCGCGCCCGTCCTCACCGTCAACGGCTCCGACGACGGCTTCGACGGATACAG GATTGGACTCTGTGGCTTCGATAATCCCATGAGAGATCCAAGGACAGATGAAATCAAGAGACACATTGGCCAT gGCGTGAAAGTGAAGATGGACGACCAAGGCAACATCCTCATCAAGCGCGTGTCCAAGGCAGGTGTCTACGTGAAAATGACCAGTGACGATAACGCTATCAGTAACGACATTCTGAGGCTGCCTAACCTCGGCTTGGAGAACGAAAAGCCTGTTATG CTTTTCGACATGAACAAATTCCAGCAGAACGTGAAACGCGAGATGCGCCGCCAGTACCCGGACCGTTCCAAGCTCGAGACCCAGTGCGTGTGCCTCATCGCCTTTGTTAAGAATGAGCAGGACATCTTGGACTGCCCGATCTGGGTCATGATCATCAACATCGTCGCCATGGACATGCTCAAGTCCAAGCTGCCTCCGG TGAGGGTCCTGCCAAATATCAGGAATCGCCCGCGCATCCCCATCCCAGACGAAGATCCCTACAGCGTGGCAGGAGGATCCGGTGCTTCCTCAGGATCCTCAGGCAAGGACCGAGCTGGCAAGGACAAACCTCCAAAGTTACCCCCAAGGGACTCCCCCAATCACCCCGTCCCTGGACCTCGACCCAACGGCAAG TCCGACGCCCTGGATGAGAACGCCTTCCGCAAGCTGCAGTCtcgcaacaataacaacaacaacaacaacagatccCAGGACCGCAAGTATG ACGACCCATACTACTGCGGTTTGAGAGCCCGCATCCCCAACTTTGCCAAGCCGAAGTCGAAGGATAAGCAGGATGTGGTTCGTGCCCAGTACCCACCCCCCGTTCCTGCCCACCCCATGTGGCACACTCGGAGCTTCGACTCGGGCATGG ACTCTGACTTCACCGAGTCTGCCTACTCCCACATTTACGGTCGGCTGCCACTCCCAAACCGGGgttacctccccccacccccgccccatcCGCGTGCCATGTACGTGGGGGAGTGGGACTAG